In the Callospermophilus lateralis isolate mCalLat2 chromosome 7, mCalLat2.hap1, whole genome shotgun sequence genome, ttttaaaatgtgaaggtATTTAGGTCTGTGTTGAAAGTCGTATATTTTTATCTGTGCAATGCTGTGTGCTGGCCACCAGCTCCCAAATAGAGAAGTTTCCTATATATGCATTTTACGTGGTTGAATAAACAGTTCTCTTCTCAGGATGCTTGGGATGTTACAGGCTTTCTAGGTTGTTATTCTGCTTGCTTGTGAGCCGTTGTGGCACGTCTGAGCTACCATCCCTGCTCCCTGCTGTCATTAAAGTGTTGGATTTGTACTGAGCCCCCTTGCACCTCCTGAAACCATTTGCCCTTTGAAAGACTGCTTTTGGAGGGTTGTAGGAGGGAAGAGGTAAAGACAAGAAAGTACTGAAGGGCCCTGGAGCATATCTCAGCACAGGATAACCAGAAGCAGGGAATCTGGCAGGTGTCCCCAGAGCTGGGCCTTGCCGTGTGCAGGGCCATTGGGCAGATGAGATTAGGCCTGGAGCTGTTTCCTGTTCCTGAGGTGGATGGTGCCATGTCTCACCTGGGCCTGTCATTTATTTGGTTTTGGCTCTTCTGTCAGTGGTTACCTTCCTAAACCAGCACCTCAATTAAGCACCAGAGAGGTTGAGATTCCATGGATAAGGACAGCCCCACAGGTATCTGAGAGGAAGGATATGTGGTGTTCCTGCCAGCCTAGGCCTCTGGGATTGCCTGGCAATGGCAGATAGCACCTCTGCACCGTCTGGTGAGCATGTGGCTACTGTGGTGCCTGAGCTATGTCCATGCCAGCATATCATGAACCTGATACTCAAGCCTCATTCTGACCCTCCAGGGAGCATGTTGAGTGTTGCAGCTGTAAGAGATGGCCACAGCTTCCTCAGCTGCTGCCCAAGGCCCCCTTCTGGGCTCAGCAGCAAGGGCACAAGACATCATCCATTGGGACTCTCAGCAGCCCCAGTGCTGAGAGGAAGTGCTGGGGCTTGGAGTAAGATTGGGGTGCATTTTGCAAGCCTTACAACATGCTGGGATTGTGGAgattccctgcccctccccagggCACACTGGCACCTGTTCATGGCCCTGGACCTTTTAGCAAGGCCAACACAGTGGTCCATCTTGTAACCAGCCAGGGATGTGTGAGCTCTGGCTACCTAGGATGGTTCATCCTGGTGGCCCTGCCTGGTGAGACTGTGGGGCCAACTTTTCCCTCATCCTCTGAGGAGTCCATGCAGCATGGGATAAAGAGACCACTGCTTCTGCTTTGCTTCTATTCATACCTGCCACTGAGCAACTGTGCTATACTGATACCGGTACAGAGTTAACTGAGGGATGCTGGTAAAGATCAACAGGTGACTCCCATGGCTGATTTTTAACTTGCcaacacagttttttttttttttttttaatttattttttttagtttttggcagacacaacatctttgtatgtggtgctgaggatcgaacccgggccgcatgcataccgggcgagcgtgctaccgcttgagccacatccccagcccaacacagTTTTATTCAATGAAGTAGCTACTCTACAGTGTTTCCATCCCTTTATAATACTCAAATGATCTTATGGTCATAGATAAAAGTATACAActatgccaggtgtggtggcttatgcctgtaattgcagtggcttgggaggctgagacaggaggattgcaagttcaaagccagcctcagcaaaagtgaggtgctaagcaactcagtgaaaccttctctctaaataaaatacaaaataatactggggatgtggctcagtggttgagtgcccctgagttcaaactctgttaccaaaaaaaaaaaaagaaagaaaagtacacaaCTAGGAAGCAATATGCCCTGTATTTCCCTTTTGTTACAGTTTGTTGGATAATGCTATGTTAAAAGCAGGGTATAAAAGTGAAAATGAACAGCTAGCTATCGTGGTGGGATCTGGCATGAGCTGACTGCAGCACTCCACTGCAGGGCTGTGGTAAGGCAGCAGGCACTTTGCCTGGTTTAGGTTTCTGTAGCCCAGGACTTTAGGACTACTCAGCTCGGGCTACAGCGTAAGCCCCAGCCTGGCCTACCCTCAGCCACCGGCATTGATGCCTTTCTAGCCTCCAGGCCAGAACTACAAAATTTCTACATAAagttctgaagaaaaccttttcctGAAGGCAAATGGGTATTTTGGGGAAAAGAAATGCATGCAGTAATTGAGACTAAAGAGTTCTattgattaaaaaggaaaaaaaaacaacaacaactagaAGTTGGACCTgatggcacgtgcctgtaatctcagctataaTGTAGGAATTGAGACAAGAGGATTCCACGTTTGAAGGAAGCCTGGGCAACTCTGAAACCTGACATGACACCACAGTGAAGATTGTGTTGGCAATTTAGTGTTGGCTGTAGGGACACCTGgcaatacagctcagtggtagaatgcttgcctagcctgtgtgaggccctgggttagtcCCCAATGCCacacaataaaaattagaaaacagcACATACACACCAATCCTCTCATTTCCCATCTTTATGAAAAATTGATCTCCCTAGTCAGGTTCTAGCATCTCTAGCTTGGCAGGGGCTGTTCACATCCCTACAAGTGTTTGCCACTGTTGTGGGAAGCAGCCAGTCAGATCTGGCAAGGGCATttgatggggtggggtgggggaggcatTAGCATCACCTGTGACTGAGGATGTCCCAGCCCTGTATGTGCTGTATGGCCAAGGTGACCAAGCAGCTAGCTTCTCTGCTGCAGGTGAACCCCTTCCCTTTTGGCCTCGGGTCTGCTATGGTACAGGAACCCTCACAAGCTTGGCTGAAAGCTAGAGCCTGGCTGGTTCCTGAGATGGGGAAAGCGGGTGCTCTGGCCTCATCCAGCCTCCTCAAGACTCTCAGACTGGAGCTCTTGCACTCTCTCCCCCATTAGTCCCTGCCTCTCCGGAGGTACTCTTATCTACAGCCCAACTCCTCAGAAGTTTGGAGGCCAAGGTTGCCGACCCCCAGATTCTTTTTGTCCTTGCCCGGACTGTTATTAACATTGATGACCTGGTTTTCTGCATCTTCCTGGACCCGGGTTAGGTGAAAGAAGTCCACACCAAGGTGAGGACTGGAGTTGAGGGCACCAACCTGCCCTTTGTGACAAGACCAGTTACTAGGATATGCTGTGTGACTGAGGTGAGAGGTGGGTTCCCAAACGTGGTCAAAATCTTCCTGCTTGGGAGTCCTGGGCAACTCTAGGAGGCAGGAACCTGTGTTGCTTTGTAACCTCAGTTACAGAGCTGGACCTGGCGCCTGCAGTTTCTGTCCTCACTGGCCTATCTTCCCTGCCACTCGCTCCTTAGCCAGGATGGTGCCTGGGGAAGACCTGCTTGGCCTCTTCCTGCTATGAATCCCTAGACGTCCCTGctgcaaggccagcctcagcaccagcCGCCTCTGCAGGTTCACTGCGGGGTCCATGCTAGCCAGCAGGCCTTTGTTGAGGCAGATGGAGTGGTGGCCTGGCAGCCCGTGCGCTGGAGCAACGTTAAGGTGTCAGCCAAAACCAATCCTGCAGAACTTGCTTTTGGCTTATGGTCTGATTTTTCCTTCGGAGCTTCCTTGCGGACGCATTAGTTGCACAAAAGAAAAGGAGTCTGTCAAGCCCTAGGGGCAGCGGGAGCTACCAGTTAAGAAAGGGCCCCGGTTCCCGTGTCCGGGCGGCGCCAGCTTCGACCGAGTTAACGCGTGTTCCACTAGTCCCGTCTCGCCCACAGCTGGCCCCCAACTCCGGAGGGAGCTCTGCCCGAACAAAAGCAGCCCTAGCCACTTCCGTCGCCCAGAGTGTGGCATTTCCGTCGCCGCAGCCTTGCGCCCGCCGCAGGAAACCGAGCCAGGGCGAGTCTGGAGGCGGCGCATGCTCTGTAGACACCCCGGCGTAGGGAGTGTAGTTTCCTTCCGCTGGGACGAGACGGAACTGGCGTATGCTCCAGAGCGGGCCCTCCGAACCGGAAGTCTTCGCCTACTGAGCCCCGTGGGGCCTGTGCCGCCGCGAATTCCGGTTCCGGGAGGTCGCCAGGGGCAACTGGGCGTTGGACCCTCCGGGGAGCCGGTTTGGCAATGGACCGGAAGTGCCGAGCGCGGCGGTGAAGTAGTCTGTTCGAGCCGCCGGGGTCATAACCTCTGAGGTCGCGAGGCTCCGGCGGGGCCGTGCTCCCAGGCCTGGGTCCTTCGGTTCGTTTGGACGTTGATCGCCCCGTGCTGTTGGCTTGGGTGCCCGCGGGAACTGAGGTTCGGGGAGGGAGGGCGGCTAGCCGGAGTGGCGGAGGCGGGATTCCATCCGGATTCTGGACGTCCGAGGGGCAAGCGGCTTGTGAAGGCGACTCCTCGTTGCGGGCCAGAGGGACCCAGAGTGCTGGGAAGCGGGATTTGCGCGGCCTGCCCTGTCCGCGGCTCGCGCTTGACCCCAGCAGCCGCCTGTGTTCCGGCTCCCCTGAGCACCTGGGGCCGCCGCCTCCCACAGACCATGTTCCTGCAGCGCCTGACTTTTCAGCTGGTCAGGTCTCTTCCCTGGGCAGGTAAGAGCCCTGAGGGTTGGGATACGTGCTGGGTTAGGAACGCGTTTGTCACAGCGGCCCAGCTCACCCTCAGCTGGAGGTAGGGATGTGGCCATAGGCTTCCTGTGAGAACATCACTGAGGTTTGGAACAGGAATAAGGTGCAGGTCATCCATTCTGGGCCTGGGGTGGACTTGCTGCCCAGGCCTGGGTGGTTGCAGTGCTCCTGTCTAGTGTCACCTCACCAATGGTAACTATGCTACATTGTTTCTTGCAGGTTGCAGTCGGCCGTGGCCTGTCTCAGGGGTGCTGGGCAGCCATGCCTGCCGGCCACCATACACCTTGCAGCCCACTGGCCAAAGTAGGGCTGTGTCTCTTCCTGGCAAGGGGTCCCAGTTGGAGCTTGAGGAATTGCTGGTCCCCAGGAAGATGGCCATCAGCCCTCTGGAGAGCTGGATGACTGCCCGCTACCTCTTGCCCAGACTGGATACTGGGGTTCTAGTATCCGCTGCTCCCATTCAGCACTACCAGTGTCCACCCAGTCAGGTGAAGGGGGAGGCTAGGCAGGAGCATGAGGGTATCTGGGATGCCCCTCACATGCAGTGCAAAAACGTGCTGAAGATCCGCCGGCGAAAAATGAACCACCACAAGTACCGCAAGCTGGTCAAGAGGACACGGTTCCTGCGGCGGAAGGTACGGGAAGGACGCCTAAAACAGAAGCAGGTGTGTCAGGGCACCTTCTTGGGCTTAGGGGGAGTGCGTGACTGATAGTGTGTCTCTTTGCCAAAAGTCAATTGGTGGTCACTTTCTTTACCCTTGCAGATCAAGTTCGAGAGAGACCTGAAGCGCATCTGGCTGAAAGCTGGCCTGAAGGAGGCCCCCGAGGGTTGGCAGACCCCCAAGATCTATGTGAAGAATAAATGAGACTGggatcctttctctactgttcctATTTGTCCTGGACATCTGCCTGTCATGGGGTTCTGGGCTGCCCTGGACTTTTCTGCCTGGCATGGGCTCTTTTCAGATGGGGGGCCACTGGCCTCTTTGTTGGAGAGTCTCAAGGCCCAAGGGGTCCAGTTATCTGTCCATGGCCCTCACTGTCTTGCCTGACCTTGCTGAATAAATGTCTGCCATAGGCAGCTGTGCACAGCCCAGGATTGGGGGACTCAGTGCACACACAGATGGCAAAGTGCTGAGGGACAGGTTGACAGGGGTGACTAGAATATATTTTGTGGATGGAGGTGTGGGTGGGGCTTGCTGAGGAGGCAGGAAAGGCCCTGGTTTTCCTAGACATGGGAATGGTACCCTGAAGGTTCCTAGGTCCTCTGAGCCCTTCTTCTTGGCTGAGATAGCCATGTCCAGCCATAGGGGCAGACACTGGCATGGCTGTCAGTCTTCCAGGTGCCTTTACCTAatttctcatcctctgacacttccCTGGGTTCTCAGTGGGAGTGGGGACTGATTAGGTGGAGGGTCTAGAGAGTGGTTTGGAAGGTTTAGGGTTGGGGGTGAGAATGGGATGCTATTCAAAGAGCTGGAGAAGCCCAGAGCCTTAGTTTGAGACAGGGGGCTCATGATTCCCAGTTCCTCGGGTAAAGGGAAAACATCACCCCCAAGAGTTGTCCCAGAGGGACCAACCCCTGCACTTATGCATCAAGCTGTGGAGAAGCTGGACTGCAGGCAGGGAGCCTGGTTAGCGCACCAGGAGTGTGTGGGGGCTCATCCGCCTTGCTCCCTGCCCTCTCATCTCTGAGTTAGATGCCAGGGATACAGACTTGTATATAGACTGCAGCCTCTGTCTGCTGCCCACTTCAGGGCCAGGACACCTCTCGTGAGGACTCTCAGGGCTTCCTGATTTTTGGTCACAGAAACATGTCTGGGAAtccaggtgtggtgatgcacacctgtaatcccagcaacttgggaggctgaggcaggaagatcactctGCCTCCTGGGCCTTCAGGGCAGAGGTTCTTAACTGAGCCCTGGGCCACATCTGGAGACACTCTGGGTGGTTACATTGGGGGCCGAGGCCAGGGATGCTGCCAAACCTGCAAGACAGGGTGCCCACCACAGAACCAgccccaacctcagcaatttaggccctaagcaacttaatgacacCTTGTCTCAGAATTTTTAACAAGGGCAGTGTGTAGGAatctagctcagtggtgaagtgccctgggttcaatccccagtaccctccccaccaaaaaacaCTAACATTGGGGTTGGGATTTTGGCTcatcggtagagcacttgcctcacatgtgtgaggcactgggtttgatcctcagcaccacataaaaataaataaaggtatttgtctatctacaactaaaatatatatatttatatatataaaagtggggcggctggggttgtggctcagtggtagagtgctcgcctagcatgtggaggccctgggttttatcttcagcaccacataaaaataaattgattaaaaaaaaataggttttgtgtccaactacaacaaaaaaatatttaaaagaaaaaataaaacatttttgagACCTGGGCTTAAGTCCCTGCAAATTGGGTCTCAGGAGAGGTGAGAGCTTCGAAGTGGAAGGGACATTGCACAGGTGACCCCACTTTGTCCTGGGAGCCAGATAGAGACAAGCAGGGTCATGTCCAGGTCCCTGTCTGTCAGTACAGCCTGTCAGGGGCTTTGTAAATAGGCTGACCACAGCTTGGCGGCCTATGCTGGTTGCCACAAGGGGGCAGCAGCCTGATCTCTGGCATTTCCTGGGACCAGGCTGAGGACCAGAACAGCAGGCAGGAAACGCCCCACAGGCCTTCCAGCAGGGTCACAGGCACCTTTCTGGATCTAGATTTCCCCTGCACTGAGTGGGGCTGGGGTCCTAGGACCAGGTTGTCAGCAGTGGAGCCTCCCCTGGGTGAAGCAGGGGAGTCCCTTTGGAGTTAGTCCTCCTGCCTGCTGCTGGTGCTCTTGGCCAGCGCCCAGGGCTGCCAAACAGCTGCTCCTGGTATTTCCTGCCAGCCCTACCACAGGAGCTGCCCTGCAGCTCACCCCACCCTTCCTTGCTGTGGGAGAAGTGTGGTGTAGAGTGGGCTGTCTGAAGCCTGAGCCTCTGGAGCCTGGTGGGGTAGCCTGTGGGAGTAGCACACCAGGTGGCCCCTCCATCCCAGGTCCTGGAGTATTGGCCAGAGGTGGCTCCAGGCcactctgcctcctgagcctTCAGGGCAGTGGTTCTTAAATGAGCCCTGGGCCACATCTGGAGACACTCGGTGGTTACATTGGGGGCTGAGGCCAGGGATGCTGCCAAACCTGCAAGACAGGGTGCCCACCACAGAACCAGCCTCAGACGTCAGCATTGCCAAGGGTGAGCTCCCACGTACCTCTAGtcccctcctcctctccaccCTGCCCCCTTGAGTGAGGCCTGGACTGCAGAGGTTTCTCTGCCTGTGGCTTGGAAGCCTTTTTATCCTGGCCACTGCCTCCACAGACAATTTggggattttatttttatctccaCAGCTGCTCTCAGGCTTCAAAAGGTTGTTTTCTCTTCCCCTATTTGGCCTCAACCCTGCTTCCCAGCTCCTCCTTCCTTTTTGTCATCCCTGGCCAGAGGTGGGCTAGGTGCAGCAGGGTGGAGCCTGTCCAGCTGCCTGGTCTGGCCATCAACTGTCCTCATCCCCTCTCCTAGCAGCACTCGGGCCTTGAGTTCCAGCCAGGGCCAGGGCTGGTGAGGGTGGTGTCAGGCACATTCTGACGTGATATCTCTTGGACCCTGGGCTGGGAGCTGACGTCCACCTCAATAATGGGGCATCTGCATGAGCTCAGGCACGCACTGCCCCACCTGTGCCTGCATGGCCAGTGTCCAGTGAGTGTTCACTGAGCTGGGTCCCGAGACCTGCCGGACTGCAGTGTGATGGTTCCTTGTGCTCACGTGAGCCTGGCCCTCCAGCCAAGGCATCCCCACTCAGAGGTTCCTGTGCTGGGCCAGGCATGGATGTGTGGAGCAAGGCCTGCACCTCCAGCCAACCTCGCTCCCTGTGGTCTGGGGGAGGGCAATGGGTCCTTCCCATAAGGCTACTTCCCTAGGCTGGGCCAAGGCCCGCTGAGCTCCCTCAGAAAGGGTGCTGGAACCGGTGCCTAGGGCTGGAGATATGTGTTGAGTTTGAAACCCATCCAGTTGTTCCACTGGCAGGGGAGCAGCAGCCCGCAGCATGGGCTGCAGAGCCCCAACGTGGGGAGTCAGAGTTGGGGTGGGGGCAGAGGCTATGGCCTCACAGCTGTGTGGCCCACCCTGGCTGGCTTTGTTGCTTCTGTT is a window encoding:
- the Aurkaip1 gene encoding small ribosomal subunit protein mS38 isoform X1; the encoded protein is MFLQRLTFQLVRSLPWAGCSRPWPVSGVLGSHACRPPYTLQPTGQSRAVSLPGKGSQLELEELLVPRKMAISPLESWMTARYLLPRLDTGVLVSAAPIQHYQCPPSQVKGEARQEHEGIWDAPHMQCKNVLKIRRRKMNHHKYRKLVKRTRFLRRKVREGRLKQKQIKFERDLKRIWLKAGLKEAPEGWQTPKIYVKNK
- the Aurkaip1 gene encoding small ribosomal subunit protein mS38 isoform X2 — its product is MFLQRLTFQLVRSLPWAGCSRPWPVSGVLGSHACRPPYTLQPTGQSRAVSLPGKGSQLELEELLVPRKMAISPLESWMTARYLLPRLDTGVLVSAAPIQHYQCPPSQVKGEARQEHEGIWDAPHMQCKNVLKIRRRKMNHHKYRKLVKRTRFLRRKIKFERDLKRIWLKAGLKEAPEGWQTPKIYVKNK